The Phycisphaerae bacterium region ATGCCGAGCCCGGAGCGGTAAGCCGGGCCCGGCAGACGGTCGCGGACCCTACGCCGACCGAGGAATCATCGTTCAGCGGTTCCCAGGCGTTCGCGGCGGTGTTGACCGCGACCCGCCAGACAAGCCTGATGCTGCGTAGACTGCTTGACCAGCGGGTTGTTCAGATTTCTTCCACCTATCAGCGGCAACAGAAGGCCGCCGAAGCGGTGACGCCGGGTCCCGCTCGAGAAACGTCCTCTCTGGCGGAGGGAGGGCGATCATCGAGGGTGGAAGCGGGCGGGGATCGCGAGGTCTCCGAGAGCGGCCGAGCCAGGACGGATCAACGCGAATCATCCTCCGATGATGATACCTCCGCAAGCGTGGATGCCCCAGACGAGTCCACAGTCTTGTCTCACAGCGAGGATTCCCGGTTCACAGCTCCCGAGGCCCTGGAGTCGGCGGCTGCGGTTGCATCGGAGCGGCAAGCTGCCGAGTCACCGGCCGTCAGCCCGGGAGGCGCGAGCCGGGAACAGCCGCTGGCCGGTACCGACCGTTTGACCACTCACCAGCCGTCGGGTAACTGCCGGGGAGTCGCCGATGCGGGTGCGTCGCCGGCGATCTCGGGCGCTACTCCGCAGGCCACCGGCCACGATCCACTTGTCCAGACGGGGATGCCTGGTCAGCCGGCGACCACCTCGACCACGGGACAGTATTCGGCCGCGGTCGCCGCCGAAGGGCCAATGCCCACGCTGGTGGTTTCTACATCGCAGGCCGGGGGTGGCAGCGGCACCGCTTCCGAACTCGGACAGGGTAGTACGGCCGCCAGGGGGGGCCAAGCGACCACCAGGTCGGGCGCCGCCCCGGCCGAGTTCCAATCGCTGCTCCAGCAAGCCGGTCGGGGGCGATCCGCCGTCGCGGCCGGAGTGGGCGGCTCGGCGAAAAACGGGTCCACTGCCGAAGAGGCGGCGTTGGATCCGAGTCGGGCGGAGTCGATCGAGAAGCTGGCCCGCGTGTTGCGTTTGCAGCTTGGGACACGCAATTCCTCGATGTCGCTGCGACTCGATCCGCCGGAACTGGGCAATGTACGCATCGAGGTCCGTATGCAGGACCAGACCCTGACTGTGAAATTCCAGGTCGACACGCAAGCCGGCCACGGTGTCCTGCAGAGCCGCCTGGACACACTGCGTCAGACGCTCGAACAGCAGGGAGTCCGCGTGGACCAAGTGACGGTGGAGTACCGTCCGCAGCAGGGTGATTCACCGCAGCAGAACCGCGACGGCTCGAACCCATCGAGCTACGACGGATCCGCCAACGGGCACGGCAGCGGGTTCGGCCAGGCTCGGGAGCAGGGTCGTGGTATGCAGGAGTCATACGCCGCCGCGAACTACACCCGCTCGTCGGCGGATACTGCGATGAAGGACGTTTTTGGAGGTCAAGAGATGCTCCCGGCAGGAACTGGGAGTATCTCGGCCTCGGGAGTTGATCTCATTGCGTGACCAGGCACGAGATAAGGGCCGTGTTCGACAGTACGGCATGAAGGAGAAGCAATCATGAGCGTCAGTAGCATCCTCGGTTCGAATTCCGCAACCGCCGGCGCCGCAACCGCCGCTGCCGGCCTGTCCGGCATGACCGGTGAGGATTTCATGAAGATCCTCGTTGCCCAGCTTCAGTATCAGGATCCCATGGAGCCGATGACCAACGAAGAGATGGTGGCCCAGATGTCCAGTATTCGCGAACTCGAGATGAACACGCGGCTTAGCGAGAAGCTGAGCCTGCTCAGCGATCAGCAGCGGTTCGGGGCCGCCGCCTCGCTGATCGGCAAATACGTCAAGGGTACCATGTCCGACGACAGCGGCACGACGTTCAGCATGGAAGGCATCGTGACGGCCGTTCGCTTCAATGAAAGCGGTGAAGCCATGCTGGAACTGGACAGCGGCGATACGCTTCCGCTGGCCTCTCTCACCGAGATCAACGCAGGCACGTCGGCGTCGACCAGCGGCCAGCAGGTCGCATGACCGGATTCCGATATGTCCCTGCGACGGAATGTGAACGGACTGACAGGAGCCAAGAACCGAGAGCTGAATGCTGATCGCTGACGGATCAGACAGACTTCAGGAGCCATGTCATGGGATTGACCAGCGCCATGTACACCGGGTTGACCGGTTTGAATGCCAATCAGCTACGCATCGATACGATCGGTAACAACGTTGCCAACGTGAACACGACAGCGTTCAAGGGCAGCCGGGCGAACTTCGAGAACCAGTTCTCACTGACACTCTCAGGCGGTAGCGGCCCGAGCGAAACCAGCGGTGGCACCAACCCGTCCCAGATCGGCCTGGGTACCATGCTGGGCAGCATACAGAAGAGCTTCCTGGCGGGTTCGATCGAGACTACTGGTCTGCCGACGGACATGGCCATCGAAGGGGCCGGATTCTTCATCGTTCGGACGCCTACAGGGGAACAGGCCTACACACGCGACGGATCCTTCAAGCTGGCTTCCGATCAGGTCCTGGTCAGTGCCAACGGCTACCAGGTGCAGGGATATGGCGTTGACCAGGATTTCAACATCGTCCCCGGCGTGCTCGGTGACCTGGTGATTCCCCTGGGCACCTTGAGCACCGCACGGGCTACCACCGAAGCCCAGTTCGACGGTAACCTGGATGCTTCCGGGAGCATCGCCACCCAGGGCACGATCCTGACCTCCCAGGTGTTTCAGGAGGGTGCAAGTGGTGGTCCTGCCGCCACGGGAGCCACACGCCTCACCAACGTCTATGATGCGGGTTCGAACGCGCCCCTGTTCGCGGAGAATGACGTCATCACGCTCAGCACGGTCAGAAAAGGGGCCAACGGCGGCCGGCAGCTGCCTGAAGCCTGTTTCACGGTCACCGCCACCAGCACGCTGAGCGATTTCGCCGCGTTCCTCAACGACAGGCTGGGCATTAACGCCGATCCGGCGGCGGGCGGCACGCCGGGCGTGACCATCGGAACCGTGGCTCCCGACGAGGGCAAAATCATCATCCAAGGCAATGCCGGGACCGAGAACGCCCTGACCATTGATATGGCCGACATCCAGAGCACCAACGCCAACTTCAATGCGCCTTTCGAGTTCACCGAGACGCAAGAGGCCAATGGTGAGAGCGTCTTCACCACCTTCATCGCCTACGACTCGCTGGGGAATCCGGTGACGGTCGACTTCACCACCACCTTGATCGAGAAGAACAACCTCGGCACGACGTGGCGGTTTTACGCCGAAAGCGCTCAGGACAGTGACAGCTCTCCGTCTCTCGGCTTGACCGGCACGGTTTCCTTCAACAACGACGGCCAACTCACCGGGATCACCCATGACACGCTGGAGATCGACCGCGTGGGCTCAGGGGCGTTGACGCCGCTTCAGGTTCAATTGGATTTTTCAGGTGTCACGAGTCTTGCGGCACCCTATGCAGCCAACCCGTCGACCTTGGTGATGAGCACTCAGGACGGCTACGGCATGGGAACGTTGTCCAACTTCGCGGTGGGTACGGACGGAATGATTGTGGGCACGTTCACGAACGGTCTGACCCGTCGCCTCGGGCAGGTCGCTCTGGCCACCTTCGCCAATGCCGAAGGACTCGTGTCCGACCTCAACAACCTCTACCGCATCGGACCGAACTCAGGCAACCCTATGATCAGTACCCCAGGCACTTTGGGTGCCGGTACGATCGCGTCGAGTTCGCTGGAGTTGAGCAATGTGGATCTCACTCGGGAGTTTATCGGACTCATCGGAGCGAGTACGGGCTTCTCCGCCTCCGGGCGGGTGATTTCGACCTCGAACGATCTCCTCAATGAATTGATGTCGATAGCCCGATAAGTACGGTGACGGAAGGTCGAACAGCGGCCATGTGTTGCACTTGCGGATGGGGCCAGGTGCCCTCGTCGCAGGATGGAAGGGACGTCTTCGAGGTTGATGCGCGGTGATCACCCTGACACGGTTGAACGACACCCGCTTTGTGATCAACGCTGACCTGATACGCACGGTGGAGGAACGTCCGGATACGACGATTGTGCTCATCAACGGGGAGACCTTCATTGTGAAGGAGAGCATGGAGGCCGTGGTTGCCAAGGCGATCGAATATGCCCGAACGGTGAGGGCGTTCAAGCCTTGACGCAGGTGGAGTCCGGAGACTGGTGAACAGCAAGGTGCGTAAGGTCGATGAAACCACGGGATGGTCTCTCTGGCCGTCCGGTAACTGGGTCGCCCGGCTCGTCGCTCAAGGGCGTGTTGGATCGCTCCGCCGCGGTAAACGGACTCCGAGAGGGGGCGGGCGATGATCGATCGGGCGACGATGGTGGGGTTGCTCGCGACGCTTGCCCTGCTGGGGTGGGTGATCGTCAGCGGAACAGATTGGGATGTGTGGGCGTTCATCAGCCCGGCCTCGATCGCGATGGTCGTGGGTGGGGCCGTGCTCACCACGCTGATGTCGTTCCCGGCCTCAGGCTTCCGGTCGTTCGTGCAGGTCGCCCGGAATGCCTTCGTGGTTCATACTCGACCGCCGGAAGAGTCGGTGGTCTTGCTGGTTGCCCTGGCCGAGATTGCCCGGCGTGACGGTCTGTTGGCGCTGGAACGGCCGGTGGCAGGTTTGAACGACGAGTTCTTGAAGCAATCGATGCGGATGGCGATCGATGGCTTCGACGCCGGCACGATCGAGTCGGTTTGTCGTGCGGAGATGGAAAGTGTCGAACTGCGGCACCATCGCGGGATTCGGCTGATTGAATCGACGGCCCGCTCGGCGCCGGTGTTTGGCATGATCGGAACGGTGACCGGTCTGATCATCATGCTGGGCCGGATGAAGGACCCAACGAGCATCGGGCCAGGGATGGCTATCGCACTGCTGACGACTTTGTACGGTCTGGTGCTAGCCAACGTGTTCTGCTGGCCGCTGGCCAGGAAACTCGCTCACCGCAGCGAGGAAGAATCGCTGGTCAAGATGATCGTGCTGAAGGGAGTGTTGGCCATCCAGACGGGCGACAACCCGCGGACGGTGGAACAGAAGCTTCGGGCGTACCTGCCGCCGGGAGTGCTGGCGACGGGTCCGTCCGGTCGATCGGCAGTGACCGGGCGGGTGCTGCGGTCGCTGGCCGAGGCGCGTCGGGCACGTGGGGCGGAACCTCGCGGCATCAGCCCGGAGAAGGTTGAGCCGGTTGAGCCCGCCGCCCCGCCGGCTGTGGTTCCCTCGGCGGTGGAGAAACCGGGTGCGGAAAGCGCGACGGTGACCGAGCAAGGATTACCGGAGGAATGGACGGCGGGTCAGTGGGCCAGCCTTCTGGGTTCGTGGGGGCCGGATGAGTATGAGCTCACCCCGGTGGATGAGTCGGCGACCTCGACCAGCGGGTCAGTGAACCGCCCGAGACCGAGCAGTCCTGCCGGCCGGGCGAGCGGCTCGTCGGCCAAACCCGGATTTGAAGAGGCGGCATGAGAACCGTAATGGTCGGTCTGAAGCCCAAAAGCATAGACGAGAGCGACGCCCAATGGGTGTTGCCGTTTGCTGATCTGATGACGCTGCTGCTGGTCATCTTCGTGACCTTGGCGGCGATGAGCGATCTTCGGCCCGGCCGGCGGTTTAATGAGGTCTCCGGAGGCGTGCGGGCTGCGTTCGGCTTTGGCCCGGCAGGATCGACGGACTTGCGCGGACTGCTGACTCCTGCCGGAAAGCCGGGGCTGGTGGAGCGCCTGGAGCAGGCGGGACTGACCGGCACGGCACGAAGCGAGCTGAGCAATGGCAGCGGCGAGCGCCTGGCTCCCTGCGAGATGGTCACCGATGGCGACCGAGTGACCCTGCGGGTGCCCGGCGATTCGACCTTTGACCGCCATGGTGCCGTTCTCAGGCCCGAGGCCGAGAGGTTGCTGGTCGCCCTGGCGGGTCTTCTGAGTGAGGGGTACTTGACCAGCGGGCGGACGCGCATCGAGATTCATGGATACGCAGGGGATGGCCCCATTTCAGATACGGTTGCCTTCCGCGATGCGTGGGACTTGTCCTACGAGCGGGGCAAGGCGGTCGCAGACACGCTGGTTCGGTCCGGCATCGCTCGCGGTCGGATTTCCGTGACTGCGATGGGTGACCAGGGCTTGCTCACGACGCCGATATCGGGCGACGGCCGGCAAGAGCCGGAGACTGCCAGGATGATGGGCCGCCGCATTGAGATCACCGTGCGCGCCGCTGAGCCCGGCGGGCACGTCAAGGGTATCGCCGACAAGGAAGCAACGAGTCATGGCTAAAGACAAGGAAGAAGCCCCGAAGAAACCGAGCGAGGATGCGGCCGGCGGCGATAAGCCGAAGAAAGGTCGCGGCAAGCTCATCATGATCGGTGTGATTGCCGGTGTGATGATTGCGGAGGCGGCGGTCGTCTTCGTGCTGGTTAAGAACTTCTCTGGCGGGGGGCCCCAGGAGGCCGAGGCTCACGCCACGGAGGGATTGAAGGACGGCGAGGGTGCCCAGGCCTTGGCGGCCCAGGTGGACCTGGAAGTGGTCAAATTCAGGGCTCAGAATGAGAAGTCGCAGCGACTGCTGATGTACGAGTTGAGCGTCTCCGCCGTGGTGTCCGGTGATAGCGAGGCGGAAGTCAAGGAGACACTCGAACGCCGTAAAGAGACGATCCGCGACCGGTTCACCCGCGTGGTCAGATCGGCGGATCCGTCCCGGTTCATGGAGCCCGACCTTGCCACGCTTCGTGATCAGTTCAAGACCGAACTGTCGCAGGTGATCGGCAAGGAAGGAGCGATACAGGAGGTTCTCATCCCGCAGATCGTGTTGATGAGCGGGGGTTGAGGCTCTCCCAGGAGTGTTGGCCGCGATGCCCGGTGATCCACAAGATGGAATGCTGAGTCAGGATGACATCGACGCGGCGTTGGCGGCGGCGGGCTATGCCACCGACAGCGCACCGGAAACGCCGAGTCCAGTCCCGGCACCATCTGCGGCCGACGATGGCGACCTGAGCCAGGCGGATATCGACGCTACTCTGGCGGCCGCAGGACCGGAGGCCTCGGCGGAGCCGACGACGGCTACGGCCGTGGTCGATGAGCGTCTGGATTCCGCGGGTCGTCCGTTCGATGAGGTCGCAGCGGCCATGGCTGCGGCCATTGAGAGTGAGGCGGCCGCGGCCCGAGCGATGCCACCTCCACCGGCGGGATCGGTTCCCTTCACGCTGCCCGATCTGGCAAGCGGAGGGAGCGAATCGGGGGCCGCCCTCAATCAGGCGATTGACCTTCTGCGCGACGTCCAGCTCAACGTGAAGATCGAGCTGGGGCGTACCCGCATGCTGGTTGACGATGTGCTCAAACTGGGCGAAGGCTCGGTTGTCGAATTGGACAAGCTCGCTGGCGACCCGGTGGATGTGTTCGTGAACGAACGACTGGTGGCTCGTGGCGAGGTGCTCGTGCTGAACGACAACTTCTGCGTTCGGATCAACGATATCGTGCAACAGCATTTGGATGAGGAGTAGAAGCGGCGTCCGTGGACTCACGGGTACGAGGGTCTGCGGGCCAGGATGCGAGGTACCGGTCCGCGGTGTTGGATGGCCGCACCGGCCCTCGCCGGAGCTTATGCAGGATGCAGGTTGTGACCAGGATGGTCAGCCCATTGACAGGCCGTTGCGGTCCCTGGCTCGGCGCGGCACTCCGTGCCGTGCTGGCCATTGCACTCGCGTGCCCCTCCGCCCGCGCGGCCGATGCTACCGGTGCAAAGGACTCCTCCGGCAGCGGGACTGCCGTGACCTCTTCCGGTAGCCCATCAAATCCCGTCACGCACTTGCCTGGTCGGGGTGGTATCCTCGAGGAGTTCGGAACCAGTACCCAGCCAGCGGCAGAAGTGGTACCCAACTCCAGCGTGGCTTCCGGCATGCCTACGGCCGCCCAGGATCGACAGGTGATTCAGCGTCGGTCGGCCTCGGAAACGGTGCCCCGCGGTGCGGAGGCTCAGTATCCGGTGCAGCGTCCCGTGCGGGGGCTGGGCTCTTGGTCGATCTGGGATTCGCTTCCGCTGCTGGTCGTGCTGATTCTGATCGGCGGAGTGGCCCTGGTGATCAAGCGGTCGATGCCCGTCCGACGGATGCTCGCCGGTGGGGGTGTACTCGTCGTGCTGGCCAGGCTGCCCATCTCCGCCAAGCAGAGCCTGATGCTGGTCAAGATGGGCCGGCAGCTTGTTCTTCTGGGCGTGACTCCCGACCGCATCAGCTCGCTGAGCGTCGTGACCGACCCGGAGCAGGTGACCTCCATGGTCGGTGATGTCGCCAGCGGCAACAAAGACTCGATGACTCGGGCCTTTGCCGAGGCCTTCAGCGATGAGAGCAAGGCCTATGCCGGCGCCGAGGAGGATGAGCCTGCTGTCCCGTCCGCATCGGGACAGGTGAAAAACCTCCTGGAGAAGGTCCGGAGTCTGGCCAAGGGGCAGGGTGCGTTCTGAACCCTGGCCTGCGCGCCGCCCGGGCTCCTTGCCCGCGGCAATGATTGAATAGAACCGCGGGTGGAAACCGCGGGAAGGGGACGCGACCTGGATGCGCCGAACGACTGAGCATGGATGCTCGCGCTGGCTGCTGGCATCGGCGATGGTGGCCGCCTTGGCCGCTCCTGCCGTGGCCCAGGCACCGGCCGCGCTGGCCCCGTCCGGTGTTGTCCCGTCAGGCGCCGGGACAATCGACAACAGCACGCTGGGCATCCCTGATCTGGGGCGTATTCTGCCGCCCGCTCAGAACCGCCAGGCGGTCAGCTCCACGTTGCAGATCTTCGTGATCCTGACCGTGCTCACACTGGCCCCTTCGTTGCTGATCATGACCACGTGTTTCACCCGGATCATGATCGTGCTCGGCCTGCTTCGCCAAGCGATCGGCACCCAGCAGCTTCCACCGGGGCAGATTCTCGTCGGCCTCTCGTTGTTCATGACGTTCCTCATCATGGCCCCAACGTTCGAGAGGATTCATCGCGAAGCGCTGATGCCCTGGCTGGAGAGCGCACCGGGGATGAGCCAGGAGAGGGCCTACCGGATTGCCGAGGGGCACATGCGCGACTTCATGTTCGCTCAGATCGAGCGGGCCAGGAACGAAGAGGACATCTTCCTGTTCATGGAGTATCAGCGCAAGGAGCCCATTCCCATCAACCAGCAAGTGACCCGGGCCCAGGTGGACACGGTCGCCCTGGTGCCGGCCTTCGTGCTGAGTGAACTGAAGACCGCCTTCGTGCTCGGATTCCGCATCTACCTGCCCTTTTTGGTGATCGACATGGTCATCGCCACCGTGCTGATCTCCATGGGCATGCTCATGCTGCCGCCGGTGCTGATCTCACTGCCGTTCAAGCTGTTGCTGTTCGTTCTGGCCGATGGCTGGCATCTGGTGGTGGCCTCACTCATGACGGGGTTCTCGTAGCGGGGGGCGAGTCTGTCGTGAAATCCGCGTCATCGAACGATGAGTTGATCATGGCTGGGTCTCAGTGAGATGGATGTCGGGCAGGCGTTAGACTTGGGGCGCGACGCACTGATCATGGTGCTGATCATCTCCGCGCCGGTCATGGGCGTGGGGCTGATCGTCGGCTTGGTGATCTCCATGTTTCAGTCCATGACCCAGCTTCAGGAGCAGACCCTGAGCTTCGTTCCGAAGATCGTGGCCATGGTTGGCCTGACCCTGCTTCTGATACCGTGGCTGGCCGAGCGTCTGCTCGAATACACGGTCGTCCTGCTGGGCGAGCCGGGAATGTGAGGATGCGGCCCGACACCGCATGCCGCGGTGCGGGGAGGTGCGGGATCACGGGTGGAGGGAGCACGGCAAAGGAGTCACGGGATGATAATGCTGACGAGTTGCCGGAGCGACGTCACAGCGAGGCCTTCGCCGTCGAAGAAACCGCCGATTCATGTGGCTCAAGGACTGTCATCGACGATGTGCGTGCAGATGCGAGGCGAACCATCCATGCCGCGGTCCGTGCCGAGCGTGGTGCTTTCGCCTCCTCTCGCCCCAATGTTCTCCGGTCGGTTTTCGGCTTTCTGACTATGTCGGTACCGTTCGTTGACATCTACCTGGCCTTACCCGCGTTCATGCTGGTGCTGGCGCGCATCTCGGGTTTGATGTTGACCGCTCCGTTCTTCAGCGGATCGATCATTCCGACGCAGGTCAAGGCCATCCTGGTGCTCGCCGTCTCTGCGGTTGTCTTCCCGATGGCCGGCCCGCACACGGCCGTGCCGGTAACCATGTCCACGGTCGTCTGGGGAATGGTCGGGGAGTTGGCCTTGGGGACGATTGTCGGGATTGGCGTGTCCCTGGTTCTGACCGGCGTGCAGATGGGTGTTCAGTTGGCGAGTCAGCAGGCGGGCATGGCCTTGGGCGAAGCCTTCAATCCGATGCTCGAAACCAGTCTGCCGGTGGTGTCGGAGTTGTACTTCTTCGTGTCCTTCACGGTGTTCCTGGCTGTCGGAGGTCACCGGGCGATGATCCGGGCTTTGCTCGACAGCTTCGAGACTCTGCCGCTGATGGGGCTCCGTGTGGACGAGAGCATGGTCCTCCTGATGATCAGCCTAGTGACCGTGGCGTTCACCGTGGCGATCCGCGTGGCCGGACCGATGATGCTGGCTTTGCTCATGAGTTTCATTACCCTGGGCTTTTTGTCTCGGACCGTGCCGCAGTTGAATATTCTCACCGTGGGCTTTCCGGCCAAGATGATGCTCGCCCTGCTGATCATGGCCCTGACCATCATGTCGCTGGAGCCGGTCCTGACTGGATCGCTCGCCCTGGTGATGGACGAG contains the following coding sequences:
- a CDS encoding OmpA family protein, whose product is MRTVMVGLKPKSIDESDAQWVLPFADLMTLLLVIFVTLAAMSDLRPGRRFNEVSGGVRAAFGFGPAGSTDLRGLLTPAGKPGLVERLEQAGLTGTARSELSNGSGERLAPCEMVTDGDRVTLRVPGDSTFDRHGAVLRPEAERLLVALAGLLSEGYLTSGRTRIEIHGYAGDGPISDTVAFRDAWDLSYERGKAVADTLVRSGIARGRISVTAMGDQGLLTTPISGDGRQEPETARMMGRRIEITVRAAEPGGHVKGIADKEATSHG
- a CDS encoding flagellar biosynthetic protein FliR, yielding MSVPFVDIYLALPAFMLVLARISGLMLTAPFFSGSIIPTQVKAILVLAVSAVVFPMAGPHTAVPVTMSTVVWGMVGELALGTIVGIGVSLVLTGVQMGVQLASQQAGMALGEAFNPMLETSLPVVSELYFFVSFTVFLAVGGHRAMIRALLDSFETLPLMGLRVDESMVLLMISLVTVAFTVAIRVAGPMMLALLMSFITLGFLSRTVPQLNILTVGFPAKMMLALLIMALTIMSLEPVLTGSLALVMDELRQGLGIGAG
- a CDS encoding MotA/TolQ/ExbB proton channel family protein; protein product: MIDRATMVGLLATLALLGWVIVSGTDWDVWAFISPASIAMVVGGAVLTTLMSFPASGFRSFVQVARNAFVVHTRPPEESVVLLVALAEIARRDGLLALERPVAGLNDEFLKQSMRMAIDGFDAGTIESVCRAEMESVELRHHRGIRLIESTARSAPVFGMIGTVTGLIIMLGRMKDPTSIGPGMAIALLTTLYGLVLANVFCWPLARKLAHRSEEESLVKMIVLKGVLAIQTGDNPRTVEQKLRAYLPPGVLATGPSGRSAVTGRVLRSLAEARRARGAEPRGISPEKVEPVEPAAPPAVVPSAVEKPGAESATVTEQGLPEEWTAGQWASLLGSWGPDEYELTPVDESATSTSGSVNRPRPSSPAGRASGSSAKPGFEEAA
- a CDS encoding flagellar basal body-associated FliL family protein; protein product: MAKDKEEAPKKPSEDAAGGDKPKKGRGKLIMIGVIAGVMIAEAAVVFVLVKNFSGGGPQEAEAHATEGLKDGEGAQALAAQVDLEVVKFRAQNEKSQRLLMYELSVSAVVSGDSEAEVKETLERRKETIRDRFTRVVRSADPSRFMEPDLATLRDQFKTELSQVIGKEGAIQEVLIPQIVLMSGG
- a CDS encoding flagellar hook-basal body complex protein: MGLTSAMYTGLTGLNANQLRIDTIGNNVANVNTTAFKGSRANFENQFSLTLSGGSGPSETSGGTNPSQIGLGTMLGSIQKSFLAGSIETTGLPTDMAIEGAGFFIVRTPTGEQAYTRDGSFKLASDQVLVSANGYQVQGYGVDQDFNIVPGVLGDLVIPLGTLSTARATTEAQFDGNLDASGSIATQGTILTSQVFQEGASGGPAATGATRLTNVYDAGSNAPLFAENDVITLSTVRKGANGGRQLPEACFTVTATSTLSDFAAFLNDRLGINADPAAGGTPGVTIGTVAPDEGKIIIQGNAGTENALTIDMADIQSTNANFNAPFEFTETQEANGESVFTTFIAYDSLGNPVTVDFTTTLIEKNNLGTTWRFYAESAQDSDSSPSLGLTGTVSFNNDGQLTGITHDTLEIDRVGSGALTPLQVQLDFSGVTSLAAPYAANPSTLVMSTQDGYGMGTLSNFAVGTDGMIVGTFTNGLTRRLGQVALATFANAEGLVSDLNNLYRIGPNSGNPMISTPGTLGAGTIASSSLELSNVDLTREFIGLIGASTGFSASGRVISTSNDLLNELMSIAR
- a CDS encoding flagellar hook-length control protein FliK: MTTVAAADAEPGAVSRARQTVADPTPTEESSFSGSQAFAAVLTATRQTSLMLRRLLDQRVVQISSTYQRQQKAAEAVTPGPARETSSLAEGGRSSRVEAGGDREVSESGRARTDQRESSSDDDTSASVDAPDESTVLSHSEDSRFTAPEALESAAAVASERQAAESPAVSPGGASREQPLAGTDRLTTHQPSGNCRGVADAGASPAISGATPQATGHDPLVQTGMPGQPATTSTTGQYSAAVAAEGPMPTLVVSTSQAGGGSGTASELGQGSTAARGGQATTRSGAAPAEFQSLLQQAGRGRSAVAAGVGGSAKNGSTAEEAALDPSRAESIEKLARVLRLQLGTRNSSMSLRLDPPELGNVRIEVRMQDQTLTVKFQVDTQAGHGVLQSRLDTLRQTLEQQGVRVDQVTVEYRPQQGDSPQQNRDGSNPSSYDGSANGHGSGFGQAREQGRGMQESYAAANYTRSSADTAMKDVFGGQEMLPAGTGSISASGVDLIA
- the fliQ gene encoding flagellar biosynthesis protein FliQ, yielding MDVGQALDLGRDALIMVLIISAPVMGVGLIVGLVISMFQSMTQLQEQTLSFVPKIVAMVGLTLLLIPWLAERLLEYTVVLLGEPGM
- the fliP gene encoding flagellar type III secretion system pore protein FliP (The bacterial flagellar biogenesis protein FliP forms a type III secretion system (T3SS)-type pore required for flagellar assembly.), with translation MVAALAAPAVAQAPAALAPSGVVPSGAGTIDNSTLGIPDLGRILPPAQNRQAVSSTLQIFVILTVLTLAPSLLIMTTCFTRIMIVLGLLRQAIGTQQLPPGQILVGLSLFMTFLIMAPTFERIHREALMPWLESAPGMSQERAYRIAEGHMRDFMFAQIERARNEEDIFLFMEYQRKEPIPINQQVTRAQVDTVALVPAFVLSELKTAFVLGFRIYLPFLVIDMVIATVLISMGMLMLPPVLISLPFKLLLFVLADGWHLVVASLMTGFS
- a CDS encoding flagellar biosynthetic protein FliO, giving the protein MIQRRSASETVPRGAEAQYPVQRPVRGLGSWSIWDSLPLLVVLILIGGVALVIKRSMPVRRMLAGGGVLVVLARLPISAKQSLMLVKMGRQLVLLGVTPDRISSLSVVTDPEQVTSMVGDVASGNKDSMTRAFAEAFSDESKAYAGAEEDEPAVPSASGQVKNLLEKVRSLAKGQGAF
- the fliN gene encoding flagellar motor switch protein FliN, giving the protein MAAAIESEAAAARAMPPPPAGSVPFTLPDLASGGSESGAALNQAIDLLRDVQLNVKIELGRTRMLVDDVLKLGEGSVVELDKLAGDPVDVFVNERLVARGEVLVLNDNFCVRINDIVQQHLDEE
- a CDS encoding flagellar FlbD family protein, with translation MITLTRLNDTRFVINADLIRTVEERPDTTIVLINGETFIVKESMEAVVAKAIEYARTVRAFKP